The following coding sequences are from one Daphnia pulex isolate KAP4 chromosome 11, ASM2113471v1 window:
- the LOC124207294 gene encoding CAP-Gly domain-containing linker protein 1-like isoform X3, protein MSASAPVKPSGIKPPTSRLARPSVTSKPASNGSSGENMSKISNESDGPKKKLDGSGSALDPEYELARRLSEAGIRRMSDANLILTTDTDSFIIGQHIYVNGIKPGKIQFIGETKFAPGEWAGIVLDDLSGKNDGSVGGVRYFQCQPKKGVFSRLGRLTRQPLDAIQLAALQSQQSQPPASENGDDSSSTTTTTTNTNGANGTASTSPVAATPNSVVSVQSIGDLRLGDRVIVTSSQGSKAGVLRYLGTAEFAVGQWAGVELDDPTGKNDGAVAGTRYFECQQHYGLFAPIHKVSRSPANHMRRTSGAMNASMSSSLSQPRAGGSSRTGTRRDSESASVTSVATSRASTAISRVRSTINNPRLGVNSLTSTYSPTHQAKTQKTSRPSVTGSAHNHQDLLRERDQHIEQLMKEREMERSEVTRAAAQADEAEHQLSLLQRRYNLEKEEFAKKMEELERLLLAAESVRSSQGAQIDDLQFRLEEETILRSEIEAQQKGMDDKEKEWARQVEQLESEAQRCFEAEELAARYKDELDALQAKGQQQPQSATPENDQSDDRIRQLEASVRVKENELLQLKDSMQELSKSLESEQLKNRNAEERFQALETELQVTKTSLNEIQNVGETELGEWKNKLEILERQNAESRQQLEKLNEEKTRFETQFNEAQALLNRSQDAEVTESRDLKAKLEEMTRRHAESQEQMSKLNEEKERLQLQLADSLASSNQTKHDGDAELNKLKVKLDELERQEAKNEEQLFNLDEEKVRLELQLADTQASAAQVEEAKRVEAETKNQEIEQLKNLIEALEHQKEDSKVQLANVEEEKIRLDAELQRVHALLEESKEVAKADADTNKFEFEELKAQYDALEVQQTEIQIQLANIQEDKMKSEEEKVKLDAELQSVRVLLVESTGAAKSEVEETRNEFVELKVKYSGLERQLAEVNVHLENVQKEKTNSEEEKTKLVAELKAAQDSLSVSKEAAKSESDKKNSEYEELKDKYETLELQQMEVKIQLANLEEEKVKADEEKSRLEAELKTTRVSLAESVEAAKTEAEKKKLEFEELKREFEVLGLQQSEIKVQMTKLQEEKTKSELAMQKKCEDEAEQWRMKCNDFEQQKAANGQRLTQLDEEKSRLESELLRLSSTSSNASQDLTRLHGELMAARQTLGESQSQSSKLELEKSGLEQLNATLHSDLQKRDEKIVELSSLKADLERQIQEISQTLKDDQKKFEKENEAAKTEAEKKKLEFEKLKSQFEVLELQNSEIKVQLSKLQEEKTKSELALQMKSEEEAEQWKKKCNDFEQQKAANEQRLTQLDEEKSRLESELLQLSSTSSNASQDLTRLHGELMTARQTLSESQSQTSKLELEKTGLEQLNATLYSDLKTRDEKIVELSSVKADLERQIQEISQSLKDAQTQFEKDKAEWNRSSEDLRGEVKNQAEKIASLTASQVDLQAQLQNVNETLDEMKIQSQKEKDELEQSNGTLSADLANKEKQIADLLSTTAITTDKYESELQLTKQKCDRMKEQLENLESHQQESEGGMAQLKKSFAELEQEKSNWLIEKLQLEESLKQLENQLSSLSIEKEESSHKIRERDEMLAKLTEEVTLLQDKFTAHIAELEQKLQENQATAETEKELQAALAEARARAEEIQVALEDSQKNEKELLEVREQLALANKLHEEFSQKSQKEQTELKQQIDELSAVKESMRDRELKLQEELSLLKRQLEEQSSRLQGQLDVTKQEAESTRQLLQDLEMAQNRIKELQSSLEETDQRLAELQEVELRVKSLEEKLELKTIELKEEMDDRDKAEDRVLRLTESLAGKEKELEALRLETTSLKKSTTEVSHLLTAFSTVDREKKQLEAKVVELQVAAAAASRGAGADAADTDVRIKKFKDDYQQKEQEIKFLNSVIVDMQRKVEDLNVKLEISQATLLGQNALAPENRNGVKIEAKPPRLFCDICDLFDLHDTEDCPTQASEDFDNSPPFSNQRSMPSFNQDSPSYKQHSHHGGSRGAMRPYCDICEVFGHATSECTEDATF, encoded by the exons ATGGTTCTGGTAGTGCTCTAGACCCAGAATATGAGCTGGCACGTCGGTTGAGTGAAGCTGGTATTCGTCGAATGTCAG ATGCCAACTTGATTTTGACGACTGACACAGACAGTTTCATCATCGGTCAACACATTTACGTCAACGGCATCAAACCGGGAAAGATTCAATTCATTGGCGAGACAAAGTTCGCTCCTGGCGAGTGGGCAGGCATCGTGCTGGATGATCTTTCGGGCAAGAATGATGGCTCTGTTGGCGGCGTTCGTTATTTCCAGTGTCAGCCAAAGAAGGGCGTCTTTTCTCGCTTGGGAAGACTTACACGACAACCACTCGACGCCATCCAGCTGGCCGCTCTTCAATCTCAACAGTCACAGCCACCTGCGAGCGAAAATGGAGATGACTCttcttccaccaccaccaccaccacaaatACTAATGGAGCCAACGGCACTGCTTCTACTTCACCGG TGGCGGCCACACCGAATTCCGTTGTGAGTGTCCAATCGATTGGCGATCTCCGGCTGGGCGATCGAGTCATTGTGACGAGCAGCCAGGGCTCCAAGGCCGGTGTATTGCGCTACCTGGGCACGGCCGAATTTGCAGTTGGCCAATGGGCAGGTGTGGAACTGGACGATCCTACTGGCAAGAACGACGGCGCCGTGGCAGGCACTCGATACTTTGAATGCCAACAGCACTATGGTCTATTCGCTCCTATTCACAAAGTTTCCCGCTCACCGGCCAATCACATGCGACGCACATCCGGAGCCATGAACGCTTCCATGTCGTCTTCGCTGAGCCAACCGAGAGCCGGTGGATCGTCACGAACGGGTACGAGGAGAGACTCTGAATCGGCCAGTGTCACTTCTGTTGCAACATCACGCGCCAGTACGGCCATCAGCCGGGTAAGGTCAACCATCAACAACCCTCGACTGGGCGTCAATTCCCTAACATCCACTTATTCACCCACTCACCAAGCAAAAACCCAG AAAACAAGCCGCCCTTCGGTTACAGGATCAGCGCATAATCACCAG GATTTGCtgcgagagagagaccaaCACATTGAGCAGCTGATGAAAGAGCGAGAAATGGAGCGCAGTGAAGTGACCCGTGCGGCCGCCCAGGCCGATGAGGCCGAACACCAGCTATCCCTGCTTCAGCGTCGCTACAActtggagaaagaagaattcgCTAAAAAAATGGAGGAACTGGAACGACTTTTGTTGGCAGCCGAATCGGTCCGCTCGTCCCAAGGAGCCCAAATTGACGATTTGCAATTCCGGTTGGAGGAGGAAACTATTCTCCGTTCTGAAATTGAG GCTCAGCAAAAGGGAATGGAcgataaagagaaagaatgggCTCGCCAGGTTGAACAGCTCGAAAGTGAAGCGCAACGTTGTTTCGAAGCGGAAGAATTGGCCGCACGCTACAAAGATGAATTGGATGCGTTACAAGCCAAAGGTCAACAGCAACCGCAGTCAGCCACCCCCGAAAACGATCAGTCAGACGATCGCATCCGGCAACTCGAGGCTTCTGTTCGGGTCAAAGAAAACGAACTTTTGCAACTAAag GATTCCATGCAAGAGCTGTCAAAATCGCTAGAATCTGAGCAGCTGAAAAATCGCAACGCCGAAGAACGATTCCAGGCACTGGAAACTGAGCTGCAAGTCACCAAAACTTCGCTGAATGAGATTCAAAATGTCGGCGAAACGGAGCTGGGAGAGTGGAAGAACAAACTGGAAATCCTTGAACGTCAAAACGCCGAAAGTCGACAACAGCTTGAAAAGCTGAACGAAGAGAAAACTCGATTCGAAACGCAATTCAACGAAGCCCAAGCCTTACTAAACCGTTCCCAGGATGCCGAGGTGACCGAGTCGCGTGACTTGAAAGCCAAGCTGGAAGAAATGACACGTCGACATGCCGAAAGTCAAGAACAGATGTCGAAATTGAACGAGGAAAAGGAACGGCTTCAGTTACAGTTGGCAGACTCTTTAGCTTCATCAAATCAAACGAAGCATGACGGAGATGCGGAACTGAATAAATTGAAGGTGAAGTTGGACGAGCTCGAGCGCCAGGAGGCCAAAAATGAGGAGCAGCTTTTCAACCTGGACGAGGAAAAGGTGCGACTCGAATTGCAATTAGCGGATACACAAGCGTCTGCCGCCCAGGTGGAAGAAGCTAAAAGAGTTGAAGCTGAAACGAAAAACCAGGAAATAGAACAACTCAAGAATTTAATCGAAGCTTTAGAACATCAGAAAGAGGATAGTAAAGTGCAATTAGCAAATgtggaagaggaaaaaatccGACTCGATGCAGAATTGCAAAGGGTTCACGCGTTGTTGGAAGAATCGAAAGAAGTTGCCAAAGCCGACGCCGACACGAAtaagtttgaatttgaagaaCTAAAGGCGCAGTACGACGCTTTGGAGGTCCAGCAAacggaaattcaaattcaattggcgAACATTCAAGAAGACAAGATGAAAtctgaagaagagaaagttaAATTGGATGCAGAGTTGCAGTCTGTCAGAGTTTTGTTGGTCGAATCAACCGGGGCTGCGAAATCTGAAGttgaagaaacaagaaacgaaTTTGTAGAATTGAAAGTGAAATACAGTGGACTGGAACGCCAACTTGCGGAAGTCAATGTTCACCtggaaaatgtacaaaaagagaaaaccaattccgaagaagagaaaacgaaactCGTTGCTGAATTGAAAGCTGCCCAAGATTCACTGTCCGTCTCTAAAGAAGCCGCTAAATCCGAAtcagataagaaaaatagtGAATATGAAGAGCTTAAAGACAAATACGAAACTTTGGAGCTGCAACAAATGGAAGTAAAAATTCAGTTGGCTaatcttgaagaagaaaaggtcaaGGCTGATGAAGAGAAATCTAGATTAGAGGCAGAATTGAAAACCACCCGTGTTTCATTGGCCGAGTCTGTAGAGGCAGCTAAAACGgaagcagaaaagaaaaagttggaattTGAAGAATTGAAGCGGGAATTTGAAGTTTTAGGACTTCAACAGTCTGAAATCAAAGTTCAGATGACAAAGcttcaagaagagaaaaccaaatCCGAGTTGGCGATGCAGAAGAAATGCGAAGACGAAGCTGAACAGTGGAGAATGAAATGCAACGATTTCGAACAACAGAAAGCGGCCAACGGCCAGCGACTCACTCAACTCGACGAAGAAAAATCGCGACTCGAATCTGAATTGTTGCGACTCTCCAGCACTTCCAGCAATGCTTCACAAGACCTCACTCGTCTTCACGGTGAACTGATGGCTGCCCGACAAACCCTGGGTGAATCTCAATCACAATCATCTAAACTGGAACTAGAAAAATCTGGGCTGGAGCAACTTAATGCCACACTTCATTCTGATCTCCAAAAACGCGATGAGAAGATTGTTGAACTTTCTTCTCTCAAAGCGGATCTTGAACGCCAAATCCAAGAGATCAGTCAAACGCTAAAGGATGAtcagaaaaagtttgaaaaagaaaatgaagcagCTAAAACGGaagcagaaaagaagaaattggaatttgaaaaactgaaaagtcAATTCGAAGTTTTGGAACTTCAAAATTCTGAAATCAAAGTTCAGTTGTCAAAGttacaagaagagaaaacaaaatccgaGTTGGCATTGCAGATgaaaagcgaagaagaagctgaacagtggaaaaagaaatgcaacgATTTCGAACAACAGAAAGCGGCCAACGAGCAGAGACTCACCCAACTCGACGAAGAAAAATCACGACTCGAATCTGAATTGTTACAACTCTCCAGCACATCCAGTAATGCTTCACAAGACCTTACTCGTCTTCACGGTGAACTGATGACTGCCCGACAGACGTTGAGTGAATCCCAATCTCAAACATCTAAACTGGAACTAGAAAAAACTGGGCTGGAACAACTTAATGCAACACTTTATTCCGATCTCAAAACCCGCGATGAGAAGATTGTTGAACTTTCCTCCGTCAAAGCGGATCTTGAACGCCAAATACAAGAGATCAGTCAATCACTGAAGGATGCTCAGACACAGTTTGAAAAGGACAAGGCAGAATGGAACAGGTCGAGTGAGGATCTTCGTGGAGAAGTGAAAAATCAAGCTGAGAAAATCGCTAGTCTCACTGCATCCCAGGTGGATTTACAAGCCCAACTTCAAAATGTCAACGAAACTttggatgaaatgaaaattcagtcgcagaaagaaaaggacgaGTTGGAACAGTCCAATGGAACACTCAGTGCCGATCTGGCCaacaaagagaaacaaatcgCTGATCTCCTTTCAACCACCGCAATCACCACCGATAAATATGAGAGCGAATTGCAGTTGACTAAGCAAAAGTGTGATCGAATGAAGGAGCAACTTGAAAACCTTGAATCCCATCAGCAAGAATCGGAAGGTGGAATGGCTCAACTAAAGAAATCCTTCGCAGAAttagaacaagaaaaatctaatTGGCTTATCGAGAAACTTCAACTAGAAGAATCCCTTAAACAGCTGGAGAATCAACTCTCCAGTCTGTCGatcgagaaagaagaatccaGTCACAAGATCCGGGAGCGTGATGAAATGTTGGCGAAGCTGACGGAAGAAGTGACGCTCTTGCAAGACAAATTTACAGCCCACATTGCCGAGCTGGAACAGAAGCTTCAGGAGAACCAGGCGACAGCAGAGACAGAAAAAGAGCTTCAAGCTGCGTTAGCTGAAGCTAGAGCCCGTGCGGAAGAAATCCAAGTCGCTTTAGAAGATAGCCAGAAGAACGAGAAAGAGCTGCTGGAAGTACGTGAGCAGTTGGCTTTAGCCAATAAATTGCACGAAGAATTCAGCCAGAAGAGTCAGAAGGAGCAGACGGAGTTGAAGCAGCAGATAGATGAACTGTCGGCCGTGAAAGAGTCCATGCGGGATCGGGAACTGAAACTGCAAGAAGAATTATCTTTGCTGAAACGCCAACTGGAGGAACAAAGCAGTCGCCTCCAAGGTCAGCTCGATGTGACCAAGCAGGAAGCTGAGTCTACTCGCCAACTATTGCAAGATTT GGAAATGGCACAAAACCGGATCAAAGAATTACAGTCCAGTCTGGAGGAAACTGACCAAAGATTAGCGGAATTGCAGGAAGTTGAGCTTCGAGTTAAAAGTTTAGAGGAGAAACTTGAGTTGAAAACtattgaattgaaagaagagATGGATGATCGAGACAAAGCTGAAGATAGAGTATTGAGATTGACGGAAAGCTtggctggaaaagaaaaagaactggaaGCTTTACGACTGGAG acGACAAGCTTGAAAAAATCTACAACAGAAGTTTCCCACTTGTTGACGGCCTTTTCTACAGTCGACCGTGAAAAGAAACAGTTGGAAGCCAAAGTGGTAGAGTTACAAGtagccgctgccgccgcttcTCGAGGTGCCGGAGCTGATGCGGCAGACACTGATGTTCGAATCAAGAAATTCAAGGACGACTAccaacaaaaagaacaagaaattaAGTTTCTCAATTCCGTTATCGTCGACATGCAAAGAAAAGTTGAGGATCTCAATGTCAAATTGGAAATCAGCCAGGCGACGTTGCTCGGCCAAAATGCTCTTGCACCTGAAAATCG GAATGGAGTCAAGATCGAAGCCAAACCGCCTAGACTATTCTGCGACATTTGCGATTTGTTCGATTTGCATGACACTGAAGATTGTCCCACACAAGCCTCCGAAGACTTTGATAACTCTCCGCCTTTTTCGAATCAACGCTCGATGCCTTCCTTTAACCAAGATTCGCCCAGCTATAAACAACATTCACACCACGGAGGGTCGAGAGGTGCCATGCGACCTTATTGTGATATTTGTGAAG tatTTGGCCATGCAACTTCGGAATGCACAGAAGATGCAACCTTCTAA